ACCGCGGCCAGATCCTTGGCGTTCTTGGTGGCTGACTTGATGTGCTCGTTCACCAGATCGTCGCCATGGAGATCGATCGCGCGAGCCACTAGTTTGCTAACCCCATCATCGGACAGGCTCAGGAAAAGCTCGTCTTCCAAGGCACGGCCGTCGCGCCAGGCAATCACTTTGCCGCCTTTGGCGATGAAGCCGTCCTCGATAGCGGCCGTCGGCTTCTTGTCATCGTCGCGAACGACGGCAACCCTATACCCCAGCGCTTGGAAAGCTTCTCCTCTTGCGAAGGGCCGGTCGGAATCGCCGCCGCCGCAATCCACTAACGCGGTTCCCAATGCTGTGATGGCGTCCTTCCCCTGCGCTGTCCTGTATTGATCGAGACCCCGCACGAGACCAACCTCGCTTGCGCCTTCGCAGACGATCACCGAAGGCGCGAGGAAAGCATCGGGATAGAGTCGGATCGTGCTCTGAACACCGTCGGCGGTGCCGACGTTTAACACTTCGTGGCAATTGCCAGATCGGCGCGCCACGAACAATTGGCTACCGGAGAGCTCCCGCAAGGCAACGGGCGAGTGCGTCGTCATGAAGACCTGGAGTGGCGGCGTCCTCTCCTTGGCGCCGAGCGACCCGAGAAGCCGGATGATTCGGTGCGGTTCGAGCCCATGTTCCAGTTCATCGATCAGGATCACCGTCGACTGCGCTGCCGCCTTTCGCTGGAGGCCAGCGATCAGCAGTCGGGTAGAGCCGATGCCCAACCCCCTCAGCGGTATGCCGCCCTCGTCATGCAGGGAAATCGTCCCGCTGCTGAAGGACACCGAGTGCGCGTCCAGCATTGCCTTGATGTTCTCACCTATTGGGATGCCGAGTTCCTTGGCGGTCGTCGCTACAATGGTGAGTGCTTCGCCGAATTGACCTTGGGCCTCTTCGCCGAAGGCCGCCCGGGCATCCCTAGCAGCCTTCGCCAGCGCGGCCGAAGCATCGGCACGCTCCTCCGATACACGGTTCAGAACCGAGCCGCGCCGCCAACCCAGAT
This sequence is a window from Hyphomicrobiales bacterium. Protein-coding genes within it:
- a CDS encoding AAA family ATPase; the encoded protein is MARIRAVEIKHFRGIKELVWYPSPGINCLVGPGDSGKSSILDAIDFCLGARRNMQFTDADFHKLDVETPFMITVTLGQLDDGLKNLDAYGMFVRGFDPATGKIEDEPERDAETVLSLRLTVASDLEPSWTLVSERAEAQGLGRNLGWGDRVRLTPTRIGALAEYHLGWRRGSVLNRVSEERADASAALAKAARDARAAFGEEAQGQFGEALTIVATTAKELGIPIGENIKAMLDAHSVSFSSGTISLHDEGGIPLRGLGIGSTRLLIAGLQRKAAAQSTVILIDELEHGLEPHRIIRLLGSLGAKERTPPLQVFMTTHSPVALRELSGSQLFVARRSGNCHEVLNVGTADGVQSTIRLYPDAFLAPSVIVCEGASEVGLVRGLDQYRTAQGKDAITALGTALVDCGGGDSDRPFARGEAFQALGYRVAVVRDDDKKPTAAIEDGFIAKGGKVIAWRDGRALEDELFLSLSDDGVSKLVARAIDLHGDDLVNEHIKSATKNAKDLAAVLAEGEAGGISPESRAALGAAARTKRAGWFKSVTWMEDVAREIVGPDLPNADAGIRDLVESIFVWCANAGA